Proteins encoded by one window of Torulaspora delbrueckii CBS 1146 chromosome 2, complete genome:
- the EMP24 gene encoding Emp24p (similar to Saccharomyces cerevisiae EMP24 (YGL200C); ancestral locus Anc_8.160) — protein sequence MRLTKRVGSIENKKTRKLNEKTRSSLNNINTPGPICCTMKSPIVIQLVLALCLAVLGSAHNVLLPAHGRRCFFEELNKGDELAVSFQFGDRDPQSSHQLKGDFFIYDSQGNQILESFRDVSHGEVTMTAPAKGKYPYCFSNENSNVETKDVTFNIHGTIWVDVDDPNSNTIESAIRRLSKLIKEVEDEQSYIVIRERTHRNTAESTNDRVKWWSVFQLGVVVVNSLFQIYYLKRFFEVTSLV from the coding sequence ATGCGCTTGACGAAGCGAGTGGGATCGATCgagaacaagaaaacaCGTAAACTGAATGAAAAAACACGATCTAGCCTGAACAACATTAATACTCCAGGGCCAATTTGTTGTACGATGAAATCGCCAATTGTGATCCAATTAGTCCTAGCCCTGTGTTTGGCAGTTCTAGGGTCTGCTCACAACGTTCTTTTGCCAGCTCATGGTCGCAGATGTTTCTTCGAGGAACTGAATAAAGGTGATGAACTGGCTGTTTCGTTCCAATTCGGTGACAGAGATCCTCAATCTAgtcatcaattgaaaggtgattttttcatttaTGATTCTCAAGGTAaccaaattttggaatCCTTCAGAGATGTCTCCCATGGTGAAGTTACAATGACTGCTCCAGCAAAGGGTAAATATCCATACTGTTTCTCCAATGAAAACTCAAATGTTGAAACTAAAGATGTCACATTCAACATTCATGGTACCATTTGGGTGGATGTCGATGatccaaattcaaataCCATCGAGAGTGCCATTAGAAGACTGTCCAAGTTGATtaaagaagttgaagacGAACAAAGCTACATCGTCATTAGAGAAAGAACCCACAGAAATACCGCAGAGTCTACAAATGACCGTGTTAAGTGGTGGTCTGTTTTCCAGCTGGGTGTAGTGGTTGTCAATTCGCTTTTCCAAATTTACtacttgaaaagattcttcGAAGTCACTTCCCTTGTTTAA
- the GLC7 gene encoding type 1 serine/threonine-protein phosphatase catalytic subunit GLC7 (similar to Saccharomyces cerevisiae GLC7 (YER133W); ancestral locus Anc_8.159): METPAVDVDNIIDRLLEVRGSKPGQQVDLEEHEIRYLCSKARSIFIKQPILLELEAPIKICGDIHGQYYDLLRLFEYGGFPPESNYLFLGDYVDRGKQSLETICLLLAYKIKYPENFFILRGNHECASINRIYGFYDECKRRYNIKLWKTFTDCFNCLPIAAIIDEKIFCMHGGLSPDLNSMEQIRRVMRPTDIPDVGLLCDLLWSDPDKDIVGWSENDRGVSFTFGPDVVNRFLQKQDMELICRAHQVVEDGYEFFSKRQLVTLFSAPNYCGEFDNAGAMMSVDESLLCSFQILKPAQKSLPRQQGGRKKK; encoded by the exons ATGGAGACTCCAGCGGTTGATGTCGATAATATTATCGATAGATTATTAGAAGTAAGAGGTTCCAAACCGGGACAACAGGTCGATTTGGAAGAGCACGAAATTAGATACTTGTGTTCCAAGGCCAGATCCATATTCATCAAACAGCCTATCTTACTGGAACTAGAAGCACCCATCAAG ATATGTGGTGATATTCATGGTCAATATTATGATTTGTTACGTCTATTTGAGTATGGTGGTTTCCCACCAGAATCCAATTATTTGTTTTTAGGTGATTACGTCGATCGTGGTAAACAATCCCTAGAGACAATTTGTCTTCTGTTGGCTTACAAGATCAAGTACCCTgagaattttttcattctAAGAGGTAATCACGAATGTGCGTCGATTAATAGAATTTATGGTTTTTACGATGAGTGCAAGAGACGTTATAACATCAAACTATGGAAGACTTTTACAGATTGTTTTAACTGTTTACCAATCGCAGCTattatcgatgaaaagattttcTGCATGCATGGTGGTCTTTCTCCAGATTTGAACAGTATGGAACAGATTAGAAGAGTTATGAGACCAACGGATATACCTGATGTCGGATTGCTTTGTGACTTGTTATGGTCCGATCCTGATAAGGATATTGTTGGTTGGAGTGAAAATGATAGAGGTGTTTCGTTCACATTTGGTCCCGATGTGGTTAATAGATTCTTACAGAAACAGGATATGGAACTTATTTGCAGAGCTCATCAAGTGGTAGAAGACGGTTATGAGTTCTTCAGTAAGAGACAACTGGTAACATTATTCAGTGCTCCAAACTATTGtggtgaatttgataaCGCTGGTGCGATGATGAGTGTCGATGAGAGTCTACTATGCTCTttccagattttgaagccaGCTCAGAAAAGCTTACCAAGACAACAAGGTGGtagaaagaagaaatag
- the YIP4 gene encoding Yip4p (similar to Saccharomyces cerevisiae YIP4 (YGL198W); ancestral locus Anc_8.158) has protein sequence MVEVNDTLIEPDVVEPVVLGDRLGDVRPTSNRGTLDETIFETLKRDVLEINSRLKQVVYPHFVLNRQPATDLAADTVVHCDLWAPLAFIILYSVSVSRSNAKSLFSGLFVSLWGALVVMAVHLRLVKPHEKNSLMSYVSMSGYCLFPQVVNSILGQLVLPLIFSLGHGSHWSIRILIITRVLLAVASVMWSINSFRVVANCQSLVEIYPLALSFFVIGWLSIVF, from the coding sequence atGGTTGAGGTCAATGACACTCTAATTGAGCCGGATGTCGTTGAACCGGTTGTTTTAGGTGACCGTTTGGGCGATGTTCGTCCGACATCAAATAGGGGAACTCTCGATGAAACTATCttcgaaactttgaaaagagatgTCCTGGAGATCAATTCACGTTTGAAACAGGTAGTATATCCACATTTTGTGCTCAATCGACAGCCCGCGACTGATCTTGCGGCGGATACCGTTGTTCATTGTGATCTTTGGGCTCCTTTGGCGTTCATTATACTGTATTCCGTGTCCGTATCGCGTTCCAATGCCAAATCCTTATTTTCTGGGTTATTTGTCTCTCTTTGGGGGGCTCTGGTTGTAATGGCTGTGCATCTGAGATTGGTCAAGCCACACGAGAAGAACTCATTGATGTCATATGTGTCAATGTCGGGCTACTGTTTATTCCCCCAGGTGGTTAACTCAATATTGGGTCAGCTGGTTCTGCCGTTGATCTTCTCTCTAGGTCATGGCTCACATTGGTCGATTAGAATCTTGATCATCACGAGGGTTTTACTTGCCGTAGCATCTGTCATGTGGTCTATAAATTCTTTTCGAGTGGTTGCCAATTGTCAGAGTTTAGTAGAGATCTATCCGCTggctctttctttcttcgtGATTGGTTGGCTCTCGATTGTTTTTTAG
- the TDEL0B04550 gene encoding kelch repeat-containing protein (similar to Saccharomyces cerevisiae PMD1 (YER132C) and MDS3 (YGL197W); ancestral locus Anc_8.157), whose protein sequence is MHLLQPTSCTCYQLKLPTAPTATASEPLDSCSRRRYTLDCRTGAAVELTRSDIFVHGGLTIPLNLSQVNAVQIQKELILYFAKEKANGSNFKKLNDWVSQETFYLDLISRTWKRVETTFEDENENGDEQDDENSGLRFFKERIFHSMCFVNSCLYTFGGLVVSPHSGYELIATNELCKLDLQTKRWSLVSKDPQITRRFTHSMHTVNEEDETKDTKIIIAGGLNNIDKSVHQIDIFNITKNCWETDITNKSASTIFSNVEGEGMSLLKESNFSILVQNNEAKIPSLAFYAAQKELPSRVNPKDKNSGPARSPIVALPLLSESQGMRMISNPNQNFVATDTPFNLQFPTGDYFCYTIVMAGFYPNSHASSFCCFVYDIPTGKWTRVGIACKEGDANKHRFWKLFVWQSHHQTLLLGTRKDDDFLPSVQKFDFLLSFGLPMISIYNKGLHSSIKRGIRLTAQGGPKVPYDSRSSSISSERNVGEATSPKDGAFRKPSYASTSTSQFESYIRYIAPPIDMTSIRSVFPPYAMVLGKDALEIFGNPLSDFEFITDEGDSIGVPLYLLRKRWGRYFDMLLSQGYVRACAEYENNGSPSDFIKFSPHSSQALSCSKNSHISSTGSLDAYFSSIKLQGQKSFSRSQEKGVLADEEATSEDHPLSHLMTNSSSPPYYENDEEDPVSPPSISRAAKDPPSRGTKAIRRIGTGSTTSSSGGMVFRVPFQEAAPQALSDTNLVRPSGNEEKRRSSSVATAALDYLKPSHFANRWRRASHPNASISSPENHLAAITARLTSPSRESSRNTSRNTSRNTSITSQNSSLSYVSSSSDRMGNSIIPTHVNIISNLTSPQITVLNVPLPPQSKMPSDPLPPPPSVTQEMPNAAGRRNSSFADLSFSNRSSPFSSRRASYDRRSSLSEVRRSSGQFQSSLDRQMMDETQGMINSLDTTPNQHHRSFFTRTSGKTTDSAAGGTSKASRGSDANRLSLSSNPESTDSVASAPLEWEPLLTPRTLYMPWPTATVRAFAEFFFTGQVNGKWVLAPVVLNLLLMSKIYEIPLLYNLITEVLYSIVGRKEDSLYVICASLTDAFRRKVSNYCGEDQALVQSYLEGNELYAELNSVKESLENIDNGFFDLELIKKVSRAFSFSTTRTSDSGPDRFSAGTSSILSASLGGANALPTVLAGGPRDSQDSEASMNYPSSLHIPSRHQYSSARMKKKSSLSQEIGPSMLGQDTLPLTARINSDTALNHLGNMIEEEGEPMSDSDSSSDSNLSRAYKDLDNENYDTDEEYETTIIDARTDLASDSEEGEEEYKKNIKKLDSFSQEEKCEESPSSQSESDDMNSDLGLLSLNKMKRKIAEQDSVEESIDPLFRINFTSQNPSINDQSPSEAFNMREFARDGTPPYEANFLTLENLASPNALPPVDYVIKSISRTAALVNYPRLMVRCLDCLEISKRLKSIKKRVIADFAKFDEECKLATPHELLRRQILEKQKSDSALAKSMSTRFSMVSHGRNSPTAEKMRCNSAITSDNQISPKTSNVKKEDISTKSNSIGTSRRSQTKISNDNPAMASNTPVLMNPAFMPPPPAPGNKGKRQVLAQTLVDFHFLV, encoded by the coding sequence ATGCATCTGCTACAACCTACCTCGTGCACTTGTTACCAATTAAAGCTGCCCACGGCTCCTACAGCAACAGCTTCGGAACCTTTGGATTCGTGTTCCAGGCGCAGATATACCCTGGATTGTCGAACAGGTGCCGCTGTGGAGCTAACAAGATCGGATATCTTTGTTCATGGTGGGTTAACAATCCCTCTCAACTTGTCCCAGGTGAACGCTGTCCAGATTCAAAAGGAGCTTATTCTTTATTTTGCTAAGGAAAAAGCCAATGGGAgtaatttcaaaaaattgaatgattgGGTCAGTCAAGAGACGTTCTATCTAGATTTGATATCGAGGACATGGAAGAGAGTGGAAACtacatttgaagatgaaaatgagaatggtgatgaacaagatgatgaaaactcGGGCTTACGATTTTTTAAGGAAAGGATATTTCATTCTATGTGCTTTGTAAATTCGTGCCTTTACACATTTGGTGGGTTAGTTGTTTCGCCTCACAGTGGATACGAACTCATAGCCACAAATGAACTATGTAAACTCGATCTGCAAACCAAGAGATGGTCTCTTGTCAGCAAGGACCCACAAATTACTAGACGTTTCACTCATTCCATGCACACAgtgaatgaagaagatgaaacaAAGGATACCAAAATCATAATCGCAGGCGGACTGAATAATATTGACAAATCGGTACATCAAATAgacattttcaacatcaCCAAAAATTGCTGGGAAACTGATATAACAAACAAATCAGCATCAACAATATTCTCCAATGTGGAAGGTGAAGGTATgtctttgttgaaagagtccaacttttcaatattaGTGCAGAACAATGAGGcaaaaattccaagttTGGCGTTTTATGCCGCTCAAAAGGAACTCCCATCAAGAGTAAATCCCAAAGATAAAAATAGTGGCCCTGCAAGATCGCCAATTGTAGCTTTACCTCTACTCTCCGAGTCACAGGGGATGCGGATGATCtcaaatccaaatcaaaattttgtGGCAACAGATACGCCGTTCAATTTACAATTCCCTACAGGTGACTATTTCTGCTACACTATTGTAATGGCAGGGTTTTATCCAAATTCGCATGCTTCAAGTTTCTGCTGCTTTGTGTATGATATTCCGACGGGGAAATGGACAAGAGTGGGCATTGCTTGCAAGGAAGGTGATGCAAACAAACATAGATTCTGGAAATTGTTTGTTTGGCAATCACATCATCAAACGTTACTTCTGGGAACAAGAAAGGATGATGACTTTTTACCTAGTGTCCAAAAGTTTGACTTCCTGTTGAGTTTTGGACTGCCAATGATAAGCATATACAATAAAGGGTTgcattcttcaatcaagCGGGGAATCAGGTTAACGGCTCAAGGAGGGCCAAAGGTGCCATATGACTCTCGCTCCTCATCTATTTCTTCTGAGAGAAACGTTGGAGAAGCAACGTCACCAAAAGATGGCGCATTCCGAAAGCCGAGCTATGCATCCACTTCTACCTCGCAGTTCGAGAGCTACATACGATACATCGCTCCGCCCATTGATATGACATCCATTAGATCTGTGTTTCCACCATATGCCATGGTATTAGGAAAAGATGCTCTGGAGATCTTTGGAAACCCTCTGTCTGATTTCGAATTCATAACCGATGAAGGGGATTCGATTGGTGTACCGCTGTATTTACTGCGAAAGAGATGGGGCCGATATTTTGATATGCTGTTATCTCAAGGCTATGTTAGAGCTTGTGCTGAATATGAAAACAACGGCTCGCCATCtgattttatcaaattttcaCCACATTCTTCTCAAGCTCTGTCATGTTCGAAAAACTCCCACATCTCGTCGACGGGCTCTCTAGATGCCTATTTCAGTTCTATCAAGTTGCAAGGACAGAAATCCTTCTCAAGATCACAAGAAAAAGGCGTATTAGCTGATGAAGAGGCAACCTCGGAGGATCATCCCCTGTCGCATTTAAtgacaaactcttcatcgCCACCGTATTATGAGAACGATGAGGAAGACCCTGTTTCACCACCGTCAATTTCACGAGCAGCGAAGGACCCGCCCAGTCGTGGAACGAAAGCCATTCGCCGAATTGGTACGGGATCTACTACCAGCTCAAGCGGGGGAATGGTCTTCAGAGTTccatttcaagaagctgCACCTCAAGCATTGAGTGACACAAATCTTGTTAGGCCTTCAGGAAACGAGGAAAAAAGGAGATCTTCCTCAGTTGCAACTGCTGCCTTGGATTACTTGAAGCCCAGCCATTTTGCCAATCGGTGGCGTAGAGCTTCTCATCCTAATgcttcaatatcatcacCCGAAAATCATTTAGCTGCTATTACAGCACGGCTTACCTCACCCAGTCGGGAAAGCTCGAGAAacacttcaagaaacacttcaagaaacacCTCAATTACATCACAAAATAGCTCCTTGTCGTACGTTAGTTCATCCTCCGATAGAATGGGCAATTCAATCATTCCTACTCATGTTAACATTATCAGTAACCTAACATCGCCGCAGATTACTGTTTTAAACGTCCCTTTGCCGCCCCAAAGCAAGATGCCGAGCGACCCATTACCCCCTCCTCCTTCTGTTACTCAGGAAATGCCAAACGCCGCTGGTAGGCGTAACAGCTCTTTCGCAGATCTCTCATTTTCCAACAGAAGTAGTCCTTTTTCGTCAAGAAGAGCCTCCTACGACAGAAGATCGAGCCTGTCTGAAGTTAGGCGTTCGTCTGGTCAGTTCCAATCTTCTTTAGACAGACAGATGATGGATGAGACCCAGGGCATGATCAATTCACTCGATACGACTCCGAATCAACATCACagaagtttcttcactaGAACAAGTGGAAAAACTACTGATTCTGCGGCAGGTGGCACCTCTAAGGCTTCAAGAGGCAGCGATGCTAATCGGCTTTCCTTGTCGTCTAACCCAGAAAGTACAGATAGTGTAGCTTCCGCTCCACTAGAATGGGAACCACTTCTGACGCCTAGAACATTATATATGCCATGGCCGACCGCTACTGTTAGAGCGTTCGCCgagtttttcttcactggtCAAGTTAATGGGAAATGGGTTCTTGCACCGGTTGTGCTCAACCTCTTGCTGATGTCAAAGATTTACGAAATCCCATTGTTGTACAACCTAATCACAGAGGTTTTATATTCTATTGTTGGGAGAAAGGAGGATAGCCTATACGTCATATGCGCTTCTTTGACAGATGCCTTTCGTCGGAAAGTGTCCAACTACTGCGGGGAAGATCAGGCTTTAGTACAGAGCTATTTGGAAGGTAATGAATTGTACGCGGAATTGAACAGCGTAAAGGAATCATTGGAGAATATTGATAACGGTTTTTTCGATCTCGAGCTAATCAAGAAGGTTTCTCGAGCCTTCTCTTTCAGCACGACTCGAACTAGCGATAGTGGACCTGACAGATTCAGCGCAGgaacatcatcaattttatCCGCCTCTTTAGGTGGTGCAAACGCTTTACCTACCGTACTTGCTGGCGGTCCGAGAGATAGTCAAGATTCTGAAGCATCTATGAATTACCCATCTTCTCTCCACATCCCCAGCAGGCATCAGTACAGTAGTGCTCGGATGAAAAAGAAATCAAGTTTAAGCCAAGAGATTGGTCCCTCAATGCTTGGACAAGATACCCTACCGCTCACGGCCCGTATAAATAGTGATACCGCTCTTAATCATCTAGGGAATatgattgaagaagagggTGAACCAATGAGTGATTCGGATAGTAGCTCCGATAGCAATTTGAGCAGAGCTTATAAGGACCTAGACAATGAAAACTACGACACGGACGAGGAATATGAGACAACAATCATCGATGCAAGAACGGATTTGGCCTCTGATAGTGAAGagggagaagaagagtacaaaaaaaatatcaagaagcttgattctttctcccaagaagaaaaatgcGAAGAGTCACCATCTTCGCAGTCAGAATCGGACGATATGAACTCCGATCTGGGATTATTGTCTCTcaacaagatgaaaagaaaaatagCTGAACAAGATAGCGTGGAAGAATCAATAGATCCTCTGTTCAGAATAAACTTCACCTCTCAAAATCCTTCAATAAATGATCAATCTCCAAGTGAAGCTTTCAACATGAGAGAATTTGCGAGAGATGGTACTCCACCATACGAAGCAAACTTTCTCACTCTAGAAAATTTGGCGTCACCAAACGCCTTGCCTCCTGTTGACTATGTGATTAAATCGATATCTAGAACGGCTGCTCTAGTAAACTACCCAAGGTTAATGGTACGGTGTCTTGATTGCCTTGAGATATCCAAACGCCTGAAAAGcatcaagaagagagtGATTGCCGATTTCgcaaagtttgatgaagaatgCAAGCTGGCCACTCCTCACGAACTGTTGAGGAGACAGATACTTGAAAAGCAGAAATCGGATTCGGCGCTTGCTAAGAGCATGTCAACAAGATTTTCGATGGTCAGTCACGGAAGAAACTCCCCGACAGCAGAGAAAATGCGCTGTAATTCTGCCATAACTTCAGATAACCAGATATCGCCCAAAACTTCAAATGTAAAAAAGGAGGATATTAGTACCAAATCCAATAGCATTGGTACCTCTAGAAGGTCGCAAACCAAGATTTCTAACGATAATCCAGCTATGGCGTCCAATACACCTGTGCTAATGAATCCTGCTTTTATGCCTCCTCCCCCGGCACCAGGCAACAAAGGTAAAAGGCAAGTCCTAGCTCAAACTCTGGTggattttcattttttggTTTAA